A region of the Diorhabda sublineata isolate icDioSubl1.1 chromosome Y, icDioSubl1.1, whole genome shotgun sequence genome:
actgtggacaatttaaattttggtatctcttaaatgaatcgagtagataaactcaaatatttgagatcccttaaatccttctcgtagaatatatgtattgtttaatttttgtttccgctctaactccttcattatctcgaagtcgaacaacattactaactaattaaaccatATGATAGGATTGGCAAATATAAAAAGGTTTTCATAGGTGATGGgatgattaaaaaatgtttctaagaattttaattttaaaaatttgtccccagtttcatgaataaattcaaggcatttttttgtaaattagtttttccttgtccttgcagaatgaagtacccaataggtcccttgcttcgggtaattcatcagtattcatgtttgtttcctgtttttattttttattggaaccttaatatcagtgacattattaaaacatttttttattggttataagagagtctcactcttggaagcacttaaagttccagatgagtgtaataattcaatttaagaaaatttagatgaagcggatctttcagactgatgtaaaatacagaatatgcatattgatgagtatgatttgcacaagctaaatgcttttaagaggttgataatatctaatactaatgaatcacctcttctcaaatagtaattaaaaagccagatcgatgagtccatccctttttgattttcccacctgccaactgaaacggcaacactgtacatgtcaaaatacagtgttttctcattactatatttatacaccaaaaagttatttaaacaactttttttataaacattaaatatattgattaaatctgaattaactatctgtcaaaaaagaactcgcgtgaagaacagcaagggcacggaggtaaacgtatcaatagctttggagctcaacaagatttgaaatttttataaaaaaattcatgtatatcttatatgaattaataatctacataccttcaatttgaaacacatatataaacattttccttcaaaacaataagaaaacacaattaagatttttacttcaacaaacggtttgtgataaccttttcagaatgtaaataaatgattctgttaatttaaaacggtcggttaaacttacattctggtccacatttcttagaagcacattttaagcattctccaaagcaaccatggtatcttaaattcaagcagttacaaagatccatttctgatttattttcataagatgttgccggcattgctgcatcaaacgggatcgatgttcttcgtggaagaatatcgttatttttcttcaatttgtacactactgtctctgaatgtTAAAAgacttgcggaaccatatcgaaatggtttttttcatttatttcaatctgtgtCTTATActgattcgatgtcggtagacttgcggaatcaagtcgccatgatctttctctatttatatcagtttgtggataattttgactggatgctgtaggtctgacggatttaaatcggattaatctttttcttgaaagcatcttgtgagattttcagtttgtggttttgttgtaagtgggtaTAGATATGGAGTgctaacgttttaatgcagttctctgactccactggataatagcgggattgcggaattataccgaggcatcctaactagacataattttttccttggatgtttatcgttattttcctcttgcggtattaaattggattgatgttcctagttgaaggttatcgttgtatttcccaatctgcacaatagtcttttctctatgaatgttgttagactggtagcttcgaatcgaaatggtctttcttcatttatttcagttgctgtctcatttttacacgatttttgtaaacttatggtttgacagtaaacctcaatgttgtcaaatatttatttataaatcgtaatataattaaaatcattatgatcttgcttcagttctcactaaatttggttaatgggcaatattttccacaattaatctaaacaaaaataatttcaagaccaagaaaataattttgttttcgggcaaaaagttatgttaaatttggggatattaaaccgggtacttcttggcagtgtttaggttcaacatctgaaaggtaattattgtctgttggaaaaatattgttaatgcatacttattgcagattttgtagtttacatcagtctgaaagattcgtttcatccaaatttttagaaatttaattatttcactcacctgaaacttcttcttctgcttctgaaagtataaataactcttgtaaccaacaagaaaaatgttcttatgtcattggtattaaggttccaacaaaattagaaactttgcagtaaatctcagcagttctgattttgatacactgatgaaggccatgaaaaaatatgagtattctgaaaaatagagtggttcttcaaagaaaatctctcttcaaattaaattcgaaatctgtgaaaaaataggttttaaggaaattattgataaatttgccactcagaaagcaagaaagattattttataattaggtgattataatgattaggtccctagtctgtaaactgtagaacaactgattgatatacatacttttcgttgagtattgagttggtacttttttatgcaaaggtgataatattgtatgttttttattttgatgaagtatttggttgatattatataagctggccaaaaaaaattttttttcaaattttattgcattgcatttttactcatgaatcacttcttcacaacgattgtgatgtaggaatacgataaaaatatctaactatctaatctatttttccataaaaactgaaaaataacaaaactgcaggataacaataaatttaaaggcatttgactttgaacagaaaaagaatttagccagcggcggttgataatacagtgaagattgtaaatttcattatgtcgcagcctaagcaatcccgattttttgccattctgtgcgatgaaatgagtgaaactGCTGTCAAGATTGATTATAATAGCATCCCAAAAGCCGTTgggttataaaacgacgacgcgcagactttaccatttttaaattacctaatcaaaaaagaagaattaaataattgacgtttctggaacagaaaggattttcaaatttcaaaaatgttcatttgtggacaatttaaacctacgaacttttgatttgagttTAACTCAATAATCAAATCACCGCGCGTTGTTCAACACGATACGttttgatactgaattcgagcttatgacgttattaatttttatttttgataatgaggacagttgagcttttggactgtacaatttatctcgaaataatgcttgaaattaattagagagaatccaaaagaggtgatatcagatctcatcctttcagaaggttttctcaaacacagcttcgtttaccatgtgagtttttccaaaaataaatacaataaacggctataaaaacttgtttggattgtcttcctcaagttgtttgatctttaattgacttgtttcacgataaaaaatattattaaggagctttttatatttttttctgagaattgtgatcaaataaatcGTGCGCAAAAggattaacaaaaaacaaactggattttgaatttataaaactgttcgtgcaataacgaaaattccaaaagataatttgaccatactttcgtccttttttttatttggcttaactttttttacttttttatttacttaatgggtctttctcgcgcattttcagattgtggtttaacgaaatgggtcatgtggatatttttttcattgcaatttcaactaaacaatatctcagttctaccataagattacttagtttaggagtatttgttaatgttgtcgatttagctagacatttgtcttaagagacttctgtttcaattagaaatcaaaatttgtttatacaaacttcatttttccaaaaataagatgagattcatctttagaaactttgtttttcaaaaagcaaaccaaaatttgacttcgggaattgccatttcgataagaaacaaaattcgtctttggaaactttgtttttcgaaaacaaaaaaaatattgtcactaGAGGCTTTCTTttgcaattagaaaccaaattttgtttgtagaaactttatttttcaaaacaaaccaaaattggtcttcagaaactttgtttttcaaaaataaaccgacatttggttttcataactgtcgtattcgaaaaaacaaacgaaatttgttttgtttttttccaaaaataaattgtcagttatcataaaaaaatgttggtggatttctaggaaccagaaataagtggacttagggagagatacataacatataagaaaaataactcTGCCAGTATGGCCGTTGGGCGGATTGAGTAGCTCAACGACCAtgctgccggtcccaagcccggataaaagaGGAGGGTTGTAAGGCAAGGCTAGCTACCTACCCCATGTAAAACAGCCATTTGCTCAGAGAACGAAGAAAGTAGCCTCGGATAGGACTGATAAAACTTATAACGACCCGGCAAAGTTaaggaaaaaacgattttggaagCGACAACAATTGCGAATAGCCACCTGGAATGTTACATCAATTGCTAACAAAGACTAAGAAACCATAATAGAgcttaagaaacataaaatagacATATGTGCCTTGTCTGAGACGAAAAAGAAATGAGCTGGCAACTTTAGAATCGCGGAGTATACATTGATATATAATGGGAAACCAAAAGATAAAAGAGCAGCATCGGGAGTAGGCCTATTAGTGCAGGAGAAATACGACAAAAACATAATAGACATAAAGTATATAAGCTACAGACTGCTACAATCAACGTTTAAATTTACAGAAACAACCAAAACCCATATATTAAGCGTGTATGCTCCTGATACGAGTAAAAGTCAAGAAGAAACAGACTCATTCTATGATGAACTGCAGATCACCATGGATAAGATACCGAAGCAAGACGAAATTATGATACTGGAGGATTTTAATGGAAGGATTGGTAACGAGGTTATTAGTGAAATTAAGAATCGGTTTAACGAAGAAACACTCAACAGCAATGGAGAACAACTCATACAATTCTGTGCACATAATGAACTACGCATTAACAACACGTTTTATCCCCATAAACAACAGCACAAGTATACGTTCGAGAACACAAGAGGACATAAATCGATTATAGACTACAttattataaacagaaatattcatccctcaaaaatattagatgtcAGAACATTAACCTCAGTAAACACAGGGACCAACCACCATATGGTGCTAACCATAATGCGGAACTGCGTACAAAGGAAAACCCAGAACAAACCGAAAGTGACAGAAAAGCTGAACATAGAAAGCCTTAGCGATGATACCACAAAATACCTCTACCAGCAGAGACTAAGGAaggcaataaatgaaaacaagatcTTGAAAGATGATACCGTAGAACTAGCATGGAAAAGATTAAGTACTAATATAAGGACAGCTGCAGAAGAAGCATTAGGCAAACGAAAGGTGAACACGGAAAGCCCAACACGAAACCATGGTTCACACACGAAATCAAATCACTTGCggaagaaaaaaggaaagcaTATCTTCAATATAGAAGTCAAACAATAACATATGCTGATTATAAAGTCGTGAGGAATAggacaaatatggaaatacaaacGATTAAGAGACAATTCTGGGAGAAATACTCATCAGACATGGAAAACGACTTATATGGGGGACAAAAAAAGATCTGGAATATGATAAGGAACATCAAAAGACCAATCAATGAATACATCCACACGAAAACAATAACGTTAAAAGAATGGGAAAGGTATTTCCATGAACTCTACGGTGACATAATAAGAAGCCAATCCAcagaacagaaacaagaaaatatatctgaggaaggagaagacatccaacaacaattaatatcaaaagacaaaattgaagcaacaatgcgcaagatgaaaaataggaaatcaccAGGGCTGGATAACGTTAATAACgagcttcttaaatatggtggcaATGAATTAATACACCAATGCATGtcatgttcaacaagatatacgaccagagaaaagtaccaGGGGAATGGAAAGTTAGCATAACGATCcccgtctttaaaaaaggggaaaagaaagatccaaataattatagagggatcaacctcctaagcacgacttcaaaattactaacaaaaattattgcagaagaaatctcaagtagcggcatgagcgaagaacaacagggatttagaaaaaatagatcaaccatagacgctatattcatcttcagacagattgccgaaaaggccatagagtacaataaaaccgcgtttatgtgcttcacagacttaacaaaagcatttgacagagtgagattacatgacgtcattgagctactaagaaaacgaggcgtaaaccaaaggacaatagacatcattcgggacatgaacaacggaaatagcacatatgtaagagtaaacaGTAAacagtaaaatgccagtatcaacagggatcagacaaggagatagtctcagcccaatactcttcaacattataatggacgaaattataaaagaagtcaaaacggcaggcagaggatacagaatggtaaaatatgagtttaagatagtttgctacgctgatgacgcgcttgtgatatctgaagatgaggataatctgcaaaaactgctactcagatttgaaacagttgcaggagaattcaatatgatcatatcgaaacaaaagacacaatccttgacaatagcgagagaaccaagaagatgcaaactggaaatctataataaaagtgtagaacaggttatgtcttttaaatatttaggggttaatatcacgagcaataggaacttgaaacaagaagtcaaaacgcaaagaACAGCAGCATCTaagatatcaggattccttcgaaccgtgatatggaggaataaatttttaagtatcgaaagcaaaacacggatatataaaacttgtgtcagatcagtaatgacatacgccatagaaacgagggcggagtctgcaactactaaacggattcttagaacaaccgagatgaagacattacgctcaatcacagggaaaacactaagagacagaataaggagcaatgaaatcagaagaatgtgtgacgttccggatatagtgagatgggtcagaactagaagaagagcatggagagatcatgtcaatagaatgaacaacgatcgactggcgaaaatcgcaaaggaagagagacccaatacaagtagaccgcctggaagaccaccaaagcgctggtatgagagctggtcctcgcagtgagaacttaggctgcctctttgaaaacacaagacacagtcttaaaataagaagaagaagaagaaaaataagatccaagattattttatatatcaaacaatatatgtgaacgtccattttcaaaataaaataatttcgactatcaaaCCAACAATAGATTGTATTCAACgatttaatttaatgaacagttacaacaaaaCTTCTCTGTAACACAGTTTATAGAGAAGATGAGGAGGTTCaccttttgttttccatttccaacttttttccctccacgcttttatttatttgagagGATGGATtgataaaaaagtatacaacgtaaagttttacactccgttagaacttcatgtacgtcctggaaaaaaaagagacataaaatatcccccaaaataaaatacgttgcgaaaaatattctgaataaaaaatttcacaacgAGGTCGtattagagaaattttcagtacctagcctgacctagacatgtctactccttatattttaagccacttttctggacattcgaatttcattgtgtaatgaaacgctttggcatatcttgacaaacgattaccactcgaataattgttcataatcgatttttagccaattacgtttctcaattcgtaaaactgaatgaattattatgttaattcattacatactgtttatacgaaatgtacaagtttattttgttatacAGCGTACTAcaagggatttatttataaaaagcagtggctatataaccaaacagactaaatacattgtttacgccgatatagattgacgcgcgtttcgataaccaagttatatcatcttcagaaactgaagataaactgtttattctaagagcatttaggccctcgaaacctcccgcatagatatctgatttttcaaAAGCTTTACCTGACTTttgtatatgtttatttaatttcttattttttagaccttttaatatgttcatacttctaaattttcttgatttttggagtctgttattttaaaaaacgtcaaatttttttagtatttcaaaattaaattgaaataatgtcgtaaaaataaacaaaaatcatactatatatgtagttagtagtaaaaattttataaaaggaCGTCTAAGaacgtacaaaaatatacaaaaacaaaaataaaagtaacgtgtaagtcttacgttacacaaagtcaaagaaaaatatttaacagtgtaaaatttattttaaaaaatggtagtttcgttgttgttgacTTCCAACCCAAAATTCATCACCCTCTATAtgttgaaaacgataaaaaaatcaaaaacaattgctcataatttcgaaaacgtcaattttttatcagtatttcaaaaattaaattgaaataatgtcgaaaaatagacgaacatcaaactaaatatgtagttagtaataaaaatttaataaaagaacgtctataacatacaaaaacataaataaaagtaaCGAGTAAGTCTTTCTttaaacaaagtcaaagaaaaatatttaacagtgtaaaatttattttaaaaaatggtcgtttcgttgttgttgagttccaaccTAAATttcatcaccctgtatacgttgaaaaagttaaaaaaatcagtaacaatggctcataatggatagaacaaatttttagaaaaatatagaaaaccaaacacgttTATCGGTTAAATAATCACTccccgattcacatcaatttgctttttttatggtgCACGCGCggtttttgtatttattttctatgacaCTTTTCCAATTAGAGTTgattggttcgtgtttatgtatccatcttttcatagcgagaggaataaatatgcattttgattaattaaaaatgtaataaaaaaactggtatacattttatcacaaaaaaacatccaaaaacaataatgtatgtaatgtataaaacatggaaattcgtaataaaagttgcagacggtggtagaatgaagctgttaaagtaacagcgatgttcagaaactataattttgtataatgttcaaaaaaacaacaacaacaatatatatatatatatatatatatatatatatatatatatatatatatttaaataaatttattcatacaatttaacaaattaaagttatttatttgaaaaaatgattattaataataacagtatgagctctaatagtaactatttaaacatctaaattttcggaatcattgtctggtttttctacacgattagaagtatcgacagcttcttcatcgaaagctaattctagttgaggtattgtcgtatcttcgttatcgttttcaataatagtacccagtttgagatcttcttgtttataactaGAAGGTTTGCTTAACATGATAGATACATTCAAATCTTCAacgcttctttcaactggactcacgaatctaacggttttcttcgatttagttATTATCGGTTTATCGATGTCGGTCAACGTAGCATTCACcgtttgattcttctttatagatattttaagactttttctacGTAAAGAATGTCTTGGTGGTACACGAGTTAATTTCTCCAAGagtactatggggaatgtacattccgtttgcgtggaagtatAGTTAATTGTTCTTcttaatatattcatgttcattattatagtaaacgatTCAGTGATTATGAcaggtgtcaaaacagatctgttaattttgataaataaactgtcaattattattgtagaactagatattagaatgtgGGTTTTGTTAcgtaaaaagcaaacacaaatttcgattaaattttaagtttatgtgaaaaaaatgtggaaataaaagttatagatcttttaatttttaacaactttgtcatttaacttttttctataagacttctataagactgtcagaaatcgagataaaccgtttttcatcgaactattattttttgttccaaaaattatcaaccaagatttatgtactgatgaattgtaaacttttaatacgaggacggttcgaatataaggtaataaccttcgctggttacatatttttgggatttcttcagaaggtttttgatccttgGACAACTCGGATAAACTCCTCCATCAAGCTTCAACTTCTTCATGAGCTCTTAAGAGTAGATTCGGAGAGACGTTTGGAGTTTTGTCAAATCTTCAtgaggaattatgatgaaaatcgaatGTGGAATTATCTTAGattgtttttgatataatcaTTCAGACAAGAATCctgagaaaaaaatcgtagatgaacttgagatttttagttggaattcaactagttttgttggtgtttattggaaactttttggtgtgaaaactttctaattGCCGTGGTTAAGAGACGCCGCGTTTGGGGTAAAACTTAGGTAAATAGTCagaccgaaaattacgaagtttagAGAACGAAGTATGTTTTCACGGCAATAACAATTGTCTACAACATCATACCAtaatctaaaatgttcaatatttagttatatcttttcactttttaccgttctgtaaaagaaaaaaaattctattctgtaggattaatttatagaagtttttatgtaattccaatatcaaaaaaacatgtttgtttagACCGTTCCATATATGTATGcaaatcaaattagtttttcacataaaatcactattttattttcatttttctttaatatgtatgcaaatcaaattattttttcatataaaaacacAGTCaactactttattttcatttttctttaatatcgtagaagtttatttcaatttttttttgaaaataatttttaatatttatttatttattatgtatttaattaGATCAGTTCCACggacgtttttctataaaacgagGTTATCAAAAAGGATGATCTAACGAGATAACATTTGCTATAATTCAGATCCTACTAAAACTTCTATCCTctactctaattattattttcctatcaaaatctatcaacgtctccaacaacaaacaacacaatcatttattatttgtttgttatcaaCTAATACGTCGTTTTAgatccaaattttaatatagtttatggAAAATGTTTCCACCTTAAGAACTAAccgtttcttctcaaaataggtgattattaatgaacatttttcttctgcaagtgaaaatttacatcttgtactataatcatttaattccacTTAGAAAAACGATTGtttaaccttccattaggcgcgcggatatttctaacgtatttagtcgcgttgtatctagcagatacatatatcaaataaatttttttttgctattattatttttaatataataatacagcaaattttatatgaatacttcTCTTCTCCACtttcaatttaacatttttgcaagtaaaaaaaataattattttatatgtaaaatgtgtaaaattttaattaggttATCGCCAGAACTAGAattaaagttacattatttattcaatatatttggaGTAATCACCctcttcaatttattataacatttattacaaatcatatttgtatggagttttatacataaacgaattccacattttttacaacaatatgcagacactgacgttttcttattttctacataacctcaatatcagtgacattattataacattcctcttatttgttataaaagagactcactcttggaagcacttaaagtttcagatgagtgtgataattcaatttaggaaaatttagatgaagcggatctttcagactgatgtaacaTACAGAATATGCATGtaatatgcatattgatgagtatgatttacacaagctaaatgcttttaagaggttgacaatatctaatactaatgaatcacctcttctcaaatagtaattacaaagccagatcgataagtccatcactttttgaatttcccacttgccaattgaaacggcaacactgcacatgtcaatatacagtgttttttttattactttatttatacaccaaaaagttatttaaacaactttttttataaacattaaatatattgattaaatctgaattaactatctgTAAAAAAACGGTaaaggtaaacgtatcaatagttttggagctcaacaagatttgaaatttttataaaaaaattcatgtatatctttatattatttcactcacctgaaatTTTAAGTgtttctgaaagtatgaataactcttgtaaccaacaagaaaaatgttcttataatgtcaatGGTATTAaagttccaacaaaattagaaactttgcagaaaatctcagcaattctgattttgatgcagtgatgaaggccaagaaaaaatatgagtattctgaaaaatagagtggttcttcaaagaaaatctctcttcaaattaaattcgaaatctgtgaaaaaataggttttacggaaatgattgataaatttgccactcagaaagccagaaagattattttataattaggtaattataatgattaggtacctagtctgtaaactgttgaacaactgattgatgtacttttcgttgagtattgatttggtactttttcatgcaaaggtgataatattgtttgttttttattttgataaagacacctAGAAGATACTTGATGCTTTATCTATATTCTAtggaggtgtcagataccaccaggaagcgtatAGAACAGAATAAGAGGATCTGTAGATatcccacataaagattgggttcctcagtatgtatttacattagttatctcgaaatccggaaTGCCACCATCCGGACTCCGAGAGtccgtggaggatttcaatacatttatatagcttgtagacttttattacttttttttggggggggggagaaatccatttatttttattagcataTTTATACTCCGCAATCCGATTCAAACAGTGTCTAATTGAATCTGACACCGCTCAgacgtataaaaaagaagaatatttcaaggttataacaagtatgttggatacaaataatcaattgtaaaaaacaaaatgtttttttggggttattttagttaaatttgacattaacgcgttcgtatgtcaaatattgatataaattgaaaaccgatatgtctaggttgaaaaaagagaagcgttgcttttgcgttgcaattaaaccgggtcctttgagttataaacgcaaaattatggaaaatttgagaaatgatacacccgctacggatagtaataccgattgtagtaccgtcccaacgagttcgagcgctcgagataattccaaaccaacacccgaagctaccaaagaagaaaacatcaaacatcgaagaatgaaaagatttgaaatgcaatcggacggtgttattacatctattaattgcgatatgtaagataatgaattttcttataaaaaagacaatgttaaggataaaactaagaatagcgaaagagttttgttaattgaagcacaaaatgtaaatattcacaatcattattatactatttcttaaactattatgattatttgtatttactaccaactccggagtttcttttcaagccattttcaaggtaagttcatcctcaaacttaagcttatttaccaatacttccc
Encoded here:
- the LOC130451976 gene encoding craniofacial development protein 2-like; the encoded protein is MDKIPKQDEIMILEDFNGRIGNEVISEIKNRFNEETLNSNGEQLIQFCAHNELRINNTFYPHKQQHKYTFENTRGHKSIIDYIIINRNIHPSKILDVRTLTSVNTGTNHHMVLTIMRNCVQRKTQNKPKVTEKLNIESLSDDTTKYLYQQRLRKAINENKILKDDTVELAWKRLSTNIRTAAEEALGKRKVNTESPTRNHGSHTKSNHLRKKKGKHIFNIEVKQ